The following are from one region of the Salvia hispanica cultivar TCC Black 2014 chromosome 1, UniMelb_Shisp_WGS_1.0, whole genome shotgun sequence genome:
- the LOC125207888 gene encoding heat shock cognate 70 kDa protein-like, translated as MAGKEEGRAIGIDLGTTYSCVAAWQHNRVEIIPNDQGNRTTPSCVAFTENERLIGEAAMNQVASAPTNTVFDAKRLIGRKFNDSMVKSDMKLWPFKVIPHPTDNKPMIVVSYKGKEKRFSAEEISSMVLSKMKDIAEAYLGSSVKNAVVTVPAYFNDSQRRATKDAGTIAGLNVVRIINEPTAAAIAYGLDKGGDVPKNVLIFDLGGGTFDVCVAAIEAGIIEVKAIAGDTHLGGQDFDSRMVNHFVKEFERKNGKDISMNPKALRRLRSACERAKRMLSSTSQTNIEVESLFEGIDLFSTVTRAKFNELNMDLFNKCMELVEKCLSDAKMNWRSVDEVVLVGGSSRIPKVQELLKVIFNGKEACKAINPDEAVAYGAAVLAAKLSGESNEKVQNVVLSDVTPLSLGIAGVADVVHVIIPRNTPIPTRMEKIFTTEKDYQTGVTIKVCEGERSKVLDNNLLGVFSLQGIPAAPRRVPKIKECIDIDANGIMSVSAELIGTGLKNKMSITNYKGRLSKKEIEKMVKDAEKYKREDEEYRKKADARKALVNYAYDMRNNTRCAAGIGAADKKKIEKAFESTVKWLESNKLAKVDAFIKKMEELKRIYKPIEAMMQHSNP; from the exons ATGGCCGGAAAGGAGGAAGGACGGGCGATCGGGATTGATTTGGGCACGACTTATTCGTGCGTGGCAGCATGGCAGCACAACCGCGTCGAGATCATACCCAATGATCAAGGCAACCGCACCACGCCCTCTTGCGTCGCTTTCACCGAAAACGAGCGTCTCATCGGAGAAGCCGCCATGAATCAAGTCGCCAGTGCTCCAACTAACACCGTTTTCG ATGCAAAGAGGCTGATTGGCCGTAAATTCAATGACTCAATGGTTAAAAGTGACATGAAACTATGGCCATTCAAGGTCATTCCTCACCCTACTGACAACAAGCCTATGATAGTAGTAAGCTACAAAGGGAAGGAGAAACGGTTTTCAGCTGAGGAGATCTCTTCGATGGTGCTGTCTAAGATGAAGGATATTGCTGAGGCCTATCTTGGTTCATCCGTCAAGAATGCTGTCGTCACCGTGCCTGCTTATTTCAACGACTCTCAGCGTCGCGCTACCAAAGATGCTGGAACCATTGCCGGCCTCAACGTTGTGAGGATCATCAATGAGCCTACTGCTGCAGCCATCGCATACGGTCTAGATAAAGGGGGTGATGTGCCTAAGAATGTGCTTATTTTCGACCTTGGTGGTGGCACATTTGATGTGTGTGTGGCTGCGATTGAGGCGGGTATCATCGAAGTGAAGGCTATAGCTGGAGATACTCATCTTGGTGGGCAAGACTTTGACAGTAGGATGGTGAATCATTTCGTGAAAGAGTTTGAAAGGAAGAACGGTAAGGATATTAGTATGAATCCAAAAGCCTTGAGGAGATTGAGGAGTGCTTGTGAAAGGGCAAAGAGGATGCTTTCCTCCACTTCCCAAACTAATATTGAGGTTGAATCTTTGTTTGAGGGGATTGATCTGTTTTCAACGGTCACTCGTGCTAAATTTAATGAGCTCAACATGGATTTGTTCAACAAGTGTATGGAGCTGGTTGAGAAATGCCTGAGTGATGCAAAGATGAATTGGAGGAGTGTGGATGAGGTGGTGCTGGTGGGCGGGTCGAGTAGGATTCCGAAGGTGCAGGAGTTGTTGAAGGTGATTTTCAATGGGAAGGAGGCGTGCAAGGCTATTAATCCAGACGAAGCAGTGGCGTATGGTGCTGCAGTGTTGGCTGCCAAGTTGAGTGGTGAAAGCAATGAGAAGGTGCAAAATGTGGTTCTTTCAGATGTTACTCCTTTGTCTCTTGGGATTGCAGGCGTTGCAGATGTGGTGCACGTGATTATTCCGAGGAATACACCTATACCAACAAGGATGGAGAAAATTTTCACCACAGAGAAGGACTATCAGACAGGTGTAACAATTAAGGTGTGTGAGGGTGAAAGAAGCAAGGTATTAGACAACAATCTACTAGGAGTATTCAGTCTCCAAGGCATTCCAGCGGCACCCAGAAGAGTTCCTAAAATCAAAGAATGCATCGACATTGATGCAAATGGTATCATGAGTGTGTCAGCGGAGCTCATTGGTACTGGGTTGAAGAACAAGATGAGCATAACCAATTACAAGGGCAGGCTGTCtaagaaagaaatagagaaGATGGTGAAAGATGCAGAGAAGTACAAGAGGGAGGACGAAGAGTATAGGAAGAAGGCTGATGCAAGGAAAGCTTTGGTGAACTACGCCTACGACATGAGGAACAACACCAGATGTGCAGCCGGGATTGGAGCAGCCGACAAGAAGAAGATAGAGAAGGCGTTTGAGTCTACTGTAAAATGGTTGGAGTCGAACAAACTTGCAAAGGTTGATGCTTTCATAAAAAAGATGGAGGAGCTTAAGAGGATTTACAAACCCATTGAAGCCATGATGCAACACAGCAACCCATAA
- the LOC125224385 gene encoding heat shock cognate 70 kDa protein-like, producing the protein MAGKEEGRAIGIDLGTTYSCVAAWQHNRVEIIPNDQGNRTTPSCVAFTENERLIGEAAMNQVASAPTNTVFDAKRLIGRTFNDSMVESDMKLWPFKVIPHPTDNKPMIVVSYRGKEKRFSAEEISSMVLSKMKDIAEAYLGSSVKNAVITVPAYFNDSQRCATKDAGTIAGLNVVRIINEPTAAAIAYGLDKGGDVPKNVLIFDLGGGTFDVCVAAIEAGIIEVKAIAGDTHLGGQDFDSRMVNHFVKEFDRKTGKDISMNIRAIRRLRSACERAKRMLSSTSQTNIEIESLFEGIDLFSTITRAKFNELNMDLFNKCIELVEKCLNDAKVEKSGVDEVVLVGGSSRIPKVQEMLKEIFNGKEACKTINPDEAVAYGAAVLAAKLSGEGDEKVQNVVLSDVTPLSLGIECNGDVMTVIIPRNTPIPIKKARNSLTTVEDNQTNNNLLGEFTLKGIPAAPRGVAKFKVCFDIDENGILNVSAEHTKTEVKNNISITNYKGKDRLSGKQIEKMVKDAEKYKREDEEYRKKADARKALENYAYDMRNATRCAAGIGAADKKKIEKAFESTVKWLESNKLAKVDALEKKMEELKRIYKPIEAMMQPSNP; encoded by the exons ATGGCCGGAAAGGAGGAAGGACGGGCGATTGGGATTGATTTGGGCACGACTTATTCGTGCGTGGCAGCATGGCAGCACAACCGTGTCGAGATCATACCCAATGATCAAGGCAACCGCACCACGCCCTCCTGCGTCGCTTTCACCGAGAACGAGCGTCTCATCGGAGAAGCCGCCATGAATCAAGTCGCCAGTGCTCCAACTAACACCGTTTTCG ATGCAAAGAGGCTGATTGGCCGTACATTCAATGACTCAATGGTCGAAAGTGACATGAAACTATGGCCATTCAAGGTCATTCCTCACCCTACTGACAACAAGCCTATGATAGTAGTAAGCTATAGAGGGAAGGAGAAACGGTTTTCAGCTGAGGAGATCTCTTCGATGGTGCTGTCTAAGATGAAGGATATTGCCGAGGCCTATCTTGGTTCATCTGTCAAGAATGCTGTCATCACCGTGCCTGCTTATTTCAACGACTCCCAGCGTTGTGCCACCAAAGATGCCGGAACCATTGCTGGCCTCAACGTTGTAAGGATCATCAATGAGCCTACTGCTGCAGCCATCGCATACGGTCTAGATAAAGGGGGTGATGTGCCTAAGAATGTGCTTATTTTCGACCTTGGTGGTGGCACATTTGATGTGTGTGTGGCTGCGATTGAGGCGGGTATCATAGAAGTGAAGGCTATAGCTGGAGATACTCATCTAGGTGGGCAAGACTTTGACAGTAGGATGGTGAATCATTTCGTGAAAGAGTTTGATAGGAAGACCGGTAAGGATATTAGTATGAATATTAGAGCTATTAGGAGATTGAGGAGTGCTTGTGAAAGAGCCAAGAGGATGCTTTCCTCCACTTCCCAAACTAATATTGAGATTGAATCTTTGTTCGAGGGGATTGATCTGTTTTCGACTATCACTCGTGCTAAATTTAATGAGCTCAACATGGATTTGTTCAACAAGTGTATAGAACTGGTTGAGAAATGCCTGAATGATGCAAAGGTGGAGAAGAGTGGCGTGGATGAGGTGGTGCTGGTGGGCGGGTCGAGTAGGATTCCAAAGGTGCAGGAGATGTTGAAGGAGATTTTCAATGGAAAGGAGGCGTGCAAGACTATTAATCCAGATGAAGCCGTGGCGTATGGTGCTGCAGTGTTGGCTGCCAAGTTGAGTGGTGAAGGCGATGAGAAAGTGCAGAATGTGGTTCTTTCGGATGTTACTCCTTTGTCGCTTGGTATTGAATGCAATGGAGATGTGATGACCGTAATTATTCCAAGGAATACACCTATCCCAATCAAGAAGGCTAGAAATAGTTTGACAACTGTGGAGGACAATCAGACCA ACAACAATCTGCTAGGTGAATTCACACTCAAAGGCATTCCAGCAGCGCCCAGAGGTGTTGCTAAATTCAAAGTGTGCTTCGACATTGATGAAAATGGTATCTTGAATGTGTCAGCGGAGCACACAAAAACTGAAGTGAAGAACAACATCAGCATCACCAACTACAAGGGCAAGGACAGGCTTTCTggaaaacaaatagaaaagaTGGTGAAAGATGCAGAGAAATACAAGAGGGAGGATGAGGAGTACAGGAAGAAGGCTGATGCAAGGAAAGCTTTGGAGAACTACGCCTACGACATGAGGAACGCCACAAGATGTGCAGCCGGGATTGGAGCAGCAGACAAGAAGAAGATAGAGAAGGCGTTTGAGTCTACTGTAAAATGGTTGGAGTCGAACAAACTTGCAAAGGTTGATGCTTTGGAGAAAAAGATGGAGGAGCTTAAGAGGATTTACAAACCCATTGAAGCCATGATGCAACCCAGCAACCCATAA
- the LOC125207975 gene encoding heat shock cognate 70 kDa protein-like isoform X1 — MAGEGAGRAIGIDLGTTYSCVAAWQHNRVEIIANDQGNRTTPSCVAFTDNERLIGEAAKNQVASAPTNTIFDAKRLIGRKFNDPTVQSDMKQWPFKVIPHPTDTNKPMMVVTYKGVEKQFSAEEISSMVLSKMKDIAEAYLGSSVKNAVITVPAYFNDSQRQATKAAGTIADLNVVRIINEPTAAAIAYGLDKVGDVAKNVLIFDLGGGTFDVSVATIEAGIIEVKAIAGDTHLGGQDFDSRMVNHFVKEFERKNGKDISGNARAIRRLRSACEKAKRMLSSTSQTNVEIEYLFEGIDLFSTITRAKFNELNMDLFNKCMELVEKCLSDAKVEKSSVDEVVLVGGSSRIPKVQEMLKEIFNGKDACKTINPDEAVAYGAAVLAAKLNGEGNEKTMVKDAEKHKREDEEFRKKAEARRALENYAYDMRNNTRSAAGIVAADKEKIEKAFESVMKWLKSNKLAKVDAFKEKMEELKLIYNPIVAKMHHGPIPSILKQISRIKNWFKRVMP, encoded by the exons ATGGCCGGGGAGGGGGCAGGACGGGCGATAGGGATCGATTTAGGCACGACATACTCGTGCGTGGCAGCATGGCAGCACAACCGCGTCGAGATCATAGCCAACGATCAGGGCAATCGCACCACACCCTCTTGTGTTGCTTTCACTGACAACGAGCGTCTCATCGGAGAAGCCGCCAAGAATCAAGTCGCCAGTGCTCCAACTAACACCATTTTTG ACGCAAAGAGGCTGATTGGCCGTAAATTCAACGATCCAACGGTTCAGAGTGACATGAAACAATGGCCATTCAAGGTCATTCCTCACCCAACGGACACCAACAAGCCTATGATGGTGGTGACCTACAAAGGAGTGGAGAAACAGTTTTCAGCCGAGGAGATCTCGTCAATGGTGCTATCCAAGATGAAGGATATCGCCGAAGCCTATCTTGGTTCATCTGTGAAAAATGCAGTCATTACGGTGCCTGCTTATTTCAATGACTCTCAGCGCCAGGCAACCAAGGCTGCTGGAACAATTGCTGACCTAAATGTTGTAAGGATCATCAATGAACCTACTGCTGCAGCCATCGCATACGGTCTAGATAAAGTAGGTGATGTGGCTAAGAATGTGTTGATTTTCGACCTTGGTGGTGGCACGTTTGACGTGTCTGTGGCCACGATTGAGGCGGGGATCATTGAAGTGAAGGCAATTGCTGGTGATACTCATCTTGGAGGGCAAGATTTTGATAGCAGGATGGTGAATCATTTTGTAAAAGAGTTTGAAAGGAAGAATGGTAAGGATATTAGTGGGAATGCAAGAGCTATTAGGAGATTGAGGAGTGCCTGTGAAAAGGCTAAGAGGATGCTTTCTTCCACTTCCCAAACTAATGTTGagattgaatatttgtttgagGGGATAGATCTATTTTCGACTATCACTCGTGCTAAATTTAATGAACTCAACATGGATTTGTTCAACAAGTGTATGGAACTGGTTGAGAAATGCTTGAGTGATGCAAAGGTGGAGAAGAGCAGCGTGGATGAGGTGGTGCTGGTGGGTGGGTCGAGTAGGATTCCCAAAGTGCAGGAGATGTTGAAGGAGATTTTCAATGGGAAGGATGCATGCAAGACCATTAATCCAGACGAAGCTGTGGCATATGGTGCTGCAGTATTGGCTGCCAAGTTAAATGGAGAAGGCAATGAGAAG ACGATGGTGAAAGATGCGGAGAAGCACAAGAGGGAGGACGAGGAGTTCAGGAAGAAGGCTGAAGCGAGGAGAGCTTTGGAGAACTACGCCTACGACATGAGGAACAACACCAGAAGTGCAGCCGGGATTGTAGCAGCCGACAAGGAGAAGATAGAGAAGGCTTTCGAGTCTGTTATGAAATGGTTGAAGTCAAACAAACTTGCAAAGGTCGATGCTTTCAAAGAGAAGATGGAGGAGCTTAAGCTGATTTACAATCCCATCGTTGCCAAGATGCACCATGGTCCCATCCCAAGTATTTTAAAGCAGATTAGTAGAATCAAGAATTGGTTTAAGAGGGTAATGCCATGA
- the LOC125207975 gene encoding heat shock cognate 70 kDa protein-like isoform X2, which translates to MAGEGAGRAIGIDLGTTYSCVAAWQHNRVEIIANDQGNRTTPSCVAFTDNERLIGEAAKNQVASAPTNTIFDAKRLIGRKFNDPTVQSDMKQWPFKVIPHPTDTNKPMMVVTYKGVEKQFSAEEISSMVLSKMKDIAEAYLGSSVKNAVITVPAYFNDSQRQATKAAGTIADLNVVRIINEPTAAAIAYGLDKVGDVAKNVLIFDLGGGTFDVSVATIEAGIIEVKAIAGDTHLGGQDFDSRMVNHFVKEFERKNGKDISGNARAIRRLRSACEKAKRMLSSTSQTNVEIEYLFEGIDLFSTITRAKFNELNMDLFNKCMELVEKCLSDAKVEKSSVDEVVLVGGSSRIPKVQEMLKEIFNGKDACKTINPDEAVAYGAAVLAAKLNGEGNEKVQNVVVSDVTPLSLGIECNGDVMTVIIPRNTPIPTRKERNKFTTAVDNQTAAMFRVYEGERSNTTYNNLLGKFSLEGIPAAPRGVAKFKVCFDIDENGILKVSAEHVGTGVKNNISITNYKGRLSEKEIETMVKDAEKHKREDEEFRKKAEARRALENYAYDMRNNTRSAAGIVAADKEKIEKAFESVMKWLKSNKLAKVDAFKEKMEELKLIYNPIVAKMHHGPIPSILKQISRIKNWFKRVMP; encoded by the exons ATGGCCGGGGAGGGGGCAGGACGGGCGATAGGGATCGATTTAGGCACGACATACTCGTGCGTGGCAGCATGGCAGCACAACCGCGTCGAGATCATAGCCAACGATCAGGGCAATCGCACCACACCCTCTTGTGTTGCTTTCACTGACAACGAGCGTCTCATCGGAGAAGCCGCCAAGAATCAAGTCGCCAGTGCTCCAACTAACACCATTTTTG ACGCAAAGAGGCTGATTGGCCGTAAATTCAACGATCCAACGGTTCAGAGTGACATGAAACAATGGCCATTCAAGGTCATTCCTCACCCAACGGACACCAACAAGCCTATGATGGTGGTGACCTACAAAGGAGTGGAGAAACAGTTTTCAGCCGAGGAGATCTCGTCAATGGTGCTATCCAAGATGAAGGATATCGCCGAAGCCTATCTTGGTTCATCTGTGAAAAATGCAGTCATTACGGTGCCTGCTTATTTCAATGACTCTCAGCGCCAGGCAACCAAGGCTGCTGGAACAATTGCTGACCTAAATGTTGTAAGGATCATCAATGAACCTACTGCTGCAGCCATCGCATACGGTCTAGATAAAGTAGGTGATGTGGCTAAGAATGTGTTGATTTTCGACCTTGGTGGTGGCACGTTTGACGTGTCTGTGGCCACGATTGAGGCGGGGATCATTGAAGTGAAGGCAATTGCTGGTGATACTCATCTTGGAGGGCAAGATTTTGATAGCAGGATGGTGAATCATTTTGTAAAAGAGTTTGAAAGGAAGAATGGTAAGGATATTAGTGGGAATGCAAGAGCTATTAGGAGATTGAGGAGTGCCTGTGAAAAGGCTAAGAGGATGCTTTCTTCCACTTCCCAAACTAATGTTGagattgaatatttgtttgagGGGATAGATCTATTTTCGACTATCACTCGTGCTAAATTTAATGAACTCAACATGGATTTGTTCAACAAGTGTATGGAACTGGTTGAGAAATGCTTGAGTGATGCAAAGGTGGAGAAGAGCAGCGTGGATGAGGTGGTGCTGGTGGGTGGGTCGAGTAGGATTCCCAAAGTGCAGGAGATGTTGAAGGAGATTTTCAATGGGAAGGATGCATGCAAGACCATTAATCCAGACGAAGCTGTGGCATATGGTGCTGCAGTATTGGCTGCCAAGTTAAATGGAGAAGGCAATGAGAAGGTGCAGAATGTGGTTGTTTCAGATGTTACTCCTTTGTCTCTTGGTATTGAATGCAATGGAGACGTGATGACTGTAATTATTCCGAGAAACACACCTATCCCAACTAGGAAGGAgagaaataaattcacaacAGCGGTAGACAATCAGACCGCTGCTATGTTTCGGGTGTATGAGGGTGAAAGAAGCAACACAACATACAACAACCTGCTGGGCAAGTTCAGTCTCGAAGGCATTCCAGCTGCGCCCAGAGGTGTTGCTAAATTCAAAGTGTGCTTCGACATTGATGAGAACGGTATCTTGAAAGTGTCAGCGGAGCATGTGGGGACAGGAGTGAAGAACAACATCAGCATTACCAACTACAAGGGCAGGCTTTCCGAGAAAGAAATAGAGACGATGGTGAAAGATGCGGAGAAGCACAAGAGGGAGGACGAGGAGTTCAGGAAGAAGGCTGAAGCGAGGAGAGCTTTGGAGAACTACGCCTACGACATGAGGAACAACACCAGAAGTGCAGCCGGGATTGTAGCAGCCGACAAGGAGAAGATAGAGAAGGCTTTCGAGTCTGTTATGAAATGGTTGAAGTCAAACAAACTTGCAAAGGTCGATGCTTTCAAAGAGAAGATGGAGGAGCTTAAGCTGATTTACAATCCCATCGTTGCCAAGATGCACCATGGTCCCATCCCAAGTATTTTAAAGCAGATTAGTAGAATCAAGAATTGGTTTAAGAGGGTAATGCCATGA
- the LOC125224395 gene encoding heat shock cognate 70 kDa protein-like, whose product MAGTGKGRAIGIDLGTTCSCVAAWKDDGIEIIPNDQGNRTTPSYVAFTDAERLIGDAAKNQIGNNPINTILDAKRLIGRKFSDPTVQSDMMFWPFKVIPGADDKPMIVVTYKEEEKRFSAEEISSMVLSKMKAVAEAYLGSPVTDAVVTVPAYFNDSQRQATKDAGTIAGLNVMRIINEPTAAAIAYGLDNGGSSSVAKNVLIFDLGGGTFDVTVATIKGDAIEVKATAGDTHLGGQDMDNKLVKHIIKEFKNKTGKDMSGNLKAVRRLRTACERAKRVLSSDLEADIESFFEGIDLLSTVTRAKFEDLNMDLFIKCMDLVESCLNDAKIEKRSVDDVVLVGGSSRIPKVQQMLRELFGAKEVCKSINPDEAVGCDQVHN is encoded by the exons ATGGCGGGAACGGGGAAAGGACGGGCAATTGGGATCGATTTGGGTACAACATGTTCGTGTGTGGCGGCGTGGAAGGATGACGGCATTGAGATTATACCAAACGATCAGGGCAACCGCACCACCCCTTCTTACGTAGCTTTCACTGACGCCGAGCGTCTCATCGGCGACGCTGCTAAAAATCAAATTGGCAATAATCCCATCAACACTATTTTAG ATGCAAAGAGGTTGATTGGTCGCAAATTCAGTGACCCAACTGTTCAGAGTGATATGATGTTTTGGCCCTTCAAGGTCATTCCTGGTGCTGACGACAAGCCTATGATTGTGGTAACGTACAAAGAGGAGGAGAAACGGTTTTCAGCTGAGGAGATTTCTTCAATGGTACTTTCCAAGATGAAGGCTGTTGCTGAGGCATATCTTGGATCGCCTGTCACGGATGCTGTCGTCACTGTGCCTGCTTATTTCAACGACTCACAGCGTCAGGCCACCAAGGATGCTGGAACCATTGCCGGCCTTAATGTTATGAGGATCATCAATGAGCCTACTGCTGCAGCCATTGCATACGGGCTCGATAATGGGGGTAGTAGCTCTGTGGCAAAGAATGTTCTCATTTTTGACCTTGGTGGTGGCACGTTTGATGTGACTGTGGCTACGATTAAGGGTGATGCCATTGAAGTGAAGGCTACAGCCGGTGATACTCATCTTGGAGGGCAGGACATGGATAACAAGCTGGTGAAGCACATCATAAAAGAGTTCAAGAACAAAACGGGTAAAGATATGAGTGGGAATCTAAAAGCTGTAAGAAGACTGAGGACGGCTTGTGAAAGGGCAAAGAGGGTTCTTTCCTCTGATTTGGAAGCTGacattgagtcattttttgaGGGAATTGATCTTTTGTCTACTGTTACTCGTGCTAAATTCGAAGACCTTAACATGGATTTATTCATCAAGTGCATGGATCTTGTTGAGAGTTGCCTGAATGATGCAAAGATTGAGAAGAGAAGCGTGGATGATGTTGTGCTGGTGGGTGGATCGAGTAGAATTCCCAAGGTGCAGCAGATGTTGCGGGAGTTGTTTGGTGCGAAAGAGGTATGCAAGAGCATAAATCCAGACGAAGCTGTG GGATGTGATCAGGTCCATAACtga
- the LOC125207896 gene encoding heat shock cognate 70 kDa protein-like encodes MARRGKGRAIGIDLGTTYSCVGAWQHDRIEIIANDQGNRTTPSYVAFTAFERLIGNAAKNQVANNPINTVYDVKRLIGRKFSDTTVQSDITFWPFKVIPDADDRPMVVVTYKGHEKQFSAEQISSMVLTKMKDIAEAYLGSTVKNAVVTVPAYFNDSQRQATIAAGAIAGLNIMRIINEPTSAAIAYGLDKVGNVAKNVLIFDLGGGTFDVSVAMIESGIIEVKAIAGDTHLGGQDFDNRMVEYFIKLFRRRKGKDISGNLRAIRRLKSACERAKRILSHTKETPIEIESLFEGIDLFSTITRAKFNELNMDLFNKCIELVEKCLSDAKMQWRSVDEVVLVGGSSRIPKVQEMLQEFFGGKKVRKTINPDEAVAYGAAVLAAKLNGQGNEKVQNVVLLDVTPLSLGIECNGDVMSVIIPRNTPIPTRWQKNGFPTTMDNQTSVRFTVYEGERSKATDNNLLGEFWLKGIPAAPRGVATFKVCFGIDENGILNVSAMHTNTGITNSITITNENGRLSKVEIEKMIQDAKKYKLEDEEHKKKVKARRDVEDYAYNTRNAIRSSAKLKANDKKKMEDAFKSFTQWLESNKHAEADVFKNKMKELQAVFNPIITNMN; translated from the exons ATGGCGAGAAGGGGGAAAGGACGGGCTATTGGGATCGATTTGGGTACGACGTATTCGTGTGTGGGGGCGTGGCAGCATGACCGCATTGAGATTATAGCAAACGATCAGGGCAACCGCACCACCCCTTCTTACGTAGCTTTCACCGCCTTCGAGCGTCTCATCGGCAACGCCGCTAAGAATCAAGTCGCCAATAATCCCATCAACACTGTTTATG ATGTTAAGAGATTGATCGGTCGCAAATTTAGTGACACAACGGTTCAGAGTGACATTACATTTTGGCCATTCAAGGTCATTCCTGACGCTGATGATAGGCCTATGGTCGTGGTAACCTACAAAGGACATGAGAAACAATTTTCTGCTGAGCAGATCTCTTCGATGGTGCTCACTAAGATGAAGGATATCGCCGAGGCATATCTTGGATCAACAGTGAAGAACGCTGTCGTGACAGTGCCTGCTTATTTCAACGACTCTCAACGTCAGGCCACCATAGCCGCCGGAGCCATTGCAGGCCTTAATATTATGAGGATCATCAATGAGCCTACTTCTGCAGCCATCGCATACGGTCTTGATAAAGTGGGTAATGTGGCTAAGAACGTGCTTATTTTCGACCTTGGTGGTGGCACATTCGATGTGTCTGTGGCCATGATTGAATCTGGTATCATTGAAGTGAAGGCTATTGCAGGAGATACTCATCTTGGAGGGCAAGACTTTGACAACAGGATGGTGGAGTACTTCATTAAATTGTTCAGAAGAAGGAAGGGTAAAGATATTAGTGGGAATCTAAGAGCTATTAGGAGATTAAAAAGTGCTTGTGAAAGAGCCAAGAGGATCCTTTCCCACACTAAGGAAACCCCAATTGAGATTGAATCTTTGTTTGAGGGGATTGATCTATTTTCGACTATCACTCGTGCTAAATTTAATGAGCTCAACATGGATTTGTTCAACAAGTGTATAGAACTGGTTGAGAAATGTCTGAGTGATGCAAAGATGCAATGGAGGAGTGTGGATGAGGTGGTGCTGGTGGGCGGGTCGAGTAGAATTCCGAAGGTGCAGGAGATGTTGCAGGAGTTTTTTGGTGGGAAAAAGGTGCGCAAGACCATTAATCCAGACGAAGCTGTGGCATATGGTGCTGCTGTGTTGGCTGCCAAGTTGAATGGACAAGGCAATGAGAAGGTGCAAAATGTGGTTCTTTTGGATGTTACTCCTTTGTCTCTTGGTATTGAATGCAACGGAGATGTGATGAGTGTAATTATTCCGAGGAACACACCTATCCCAACTAGGTGGCAGAAAAATGGCTTTCCAACAACGATGGACAATCAGACCAGTGTGAGGTTTACGGTATATGAAGGTGAAAGAAGCAAGGCGACAGACAACAATCTGCTAGGTGAATTCTGGCTAAAAGGCATTCCAGCAGCACCCAGAGGTGTTGCTACATTCAAAGTGTGCTTCGGCATCGATGAGAATGGTATCTTGAATGTGTCAGCGATGCACACAAACACTGGAATAACGAACAGCATCACCATCACAAACGAAAATGGTAGGCTGTCGAAGGTAGAAATTGAAAAGATGATTCAGGATGCAAAGAAGTACAAGTTGGAGGATGAGGAGCACAAAAAGAAGGTTAAGGCTAGGCGTGATGTGGAGGACTATGCCTACAACACGAGAAACGCCATTAGAAGTTCAGCAAAGCTCAAAGCAAATgacaagaagaagatggagGATGCTTTCAAATCTTTCACACAGTGGTTGGAATCCAACAAACATGCAGAGGCTGATGTTTTTAAAAACAAGATGAAAGAGCTCCAGGCTGTTTTCAATCCCATCATCACCAACATGaattaa